The Myxococcales bacterium genome contains the following window.
TACGAGACGATCAAGCTGGCGCGAAAGCGACTCGGCAACGACGTCCACATCCGGCTCCACACCCACGAAACCGCGGGCGTCTCCGTCGCCGCCTACAAAGCAGCACTCGACGCCGGCGCAGATGGGATCGATCTCGCAATGGCCCCGGTTTCGGGAGGCACGAGCCAGCCCGACTTCATCGTGATGTGGCATGCGCTGCGCGGGTCCGACTACGTGCTCGGCAACGACACGGACGAGATCGACGTCGAAAAAGTCGTCGATGCGGAAGCCTGCTTCAAGGAATGCATGAAGGATTACTTCGTGCCCCCGGAAGCGACTGCCGTTGAACCCCTGATTCCCTTCTCACCGATGCCAGGCGGCGCGCTCACCGCCAACACCCAGATGATGCGCGACGCCGGAACTCTCGATCAGTTCCCCGCCGTGATCCAGGCCATGAGTGAGGTCGTTCGCAAGGGTGGCTTCGGTTCCTCGGTGACCCCGGTCAGCCAATTCTACTTCCAGCAGGCCTACAACAACGTCGTACTGGGTCCCTGGAAGCGGATCGCGGATGGCTACGGGAAGATGGTGCTCGGCTACTTCGGCAAGACGCCGGTTCCCGCGGATGACGACATCGTCAAGCTCGCAGCCGAACAACTCGGCCTCGAGCCGACCACGCGCAACCCTCGCGACATCAACGACGAAGATCCCAACAAGGGCATCGACGTCGCCAAGAAGCTTCTATCCGAGAAGAACATCGAGATCACGGACGAGTCGATCTTCATCGCCTGCTCGCTCAAGGCCAAGGGAATCGCCTTCCTCGAAGGCAATCGCCCGGACGGCGTGCGCAAGATCGACACGAGCAGCGGCGCGGGCCGTGCCAGCGGTAAGGGCGGTGCGAACGCCTACACGGTCGAAATCAACAGCCGGAAATACGAAGTCTCGTTCGAAGGCAGCTCGGGTTCTG
Protein-coding sequences here:
- a CDS encoding biotin attachment protein; this encodes MAKRLVNVMNTSFRDGFQSVYGARVKTADFLPAVEASIEAGFTHFEAGGGARYQSLYLYCQEDAFDMMDAFRATTGASANLQTLSRGVNVVGLDSQSSDVIDLHAKLFKKHGMTTIRNFDALNDVRNLLYSGRCISEAGLKHEVVITLMELPPDCSGAHTPEFYMETLENILDEGVPFDSICFKDASGTAVPSKVYETIKLARKRLGNDVHIRLHTHETAGVSVAAYKAALDAGADGIDLAMAPVSGGTSQPDFIVMWHALRGSDYVLGNDTDEIDVEKVVDAEACFKECMKDYFVPPEATAVEPLIPFSPMPGGALTANTQMMRDAGTLDQFPAVIQAMSEVVRKGGFGSSVTPVSQFYFQQAYNNVVLGPWKRIADGYGKMVLGYFGKTPVPADDDIVKLAAEQLGLEPTTRNPRDINDEDPNKGIDVAKKLLSEKNIEITDESIFIACSLKAKGIAFLEGNRPDGVRKIDTSSGAGRASGKGGANAYTVEINSRKYEVSFEGSSGSGKATVNGKSADYSISESTRGREGASAATGAGELVAAELVAQVLRLVASVGDQVAEGDVLLVLEALKMEIEVRAPCAGTVTAILVSGDQNVAVGDALVEIAP